The following are from one region of the Salvia splendens isolate huo1 chromosome 2, SspV2, whole genome shotgun sequence genome:
- the LOC121790354 gene encoding chaperone protein DnaJ has translation MQNDEAKIVLGFPPNSVPSQSQIKSAYRRKVWETHPDRFPPQLKAQADSNFKLLSEAYTLLNSSGGSRRRAPTASPYYSKVVRSGVPNSKGGRGSMRAASAPFLLIIFGALALGGSTASRAYQRQKEAHPCFNPFLP, from the exons ATGCAAAACGACGAGGCGAAGATCGTGCTGGGATTTCCCCCTAATTCCGTCCCCTCCCAATCTCAG ATTAAGTCCGCCTACAGAAGGAAGGTTTGGGAAACTCACCCCGATCGATTTCCGCCCCAGCTGAAAGCCCAAGCCGACTCCAATTTCAAATTG CTCTCAGAAGCGTACACTTTGTTGAACTCTTCAG GAGGAAGCAGAAGAAGAGCTCCAACAG CATCACCCTACTACTCTAAGGTGGTGAGGAGTGGTGTCCCAAACTCAAAGGGTGGACGAGGCAGTATGAGAGCTGCATCGGCTCCTTTTCTTTTAATCATATTTGGAGCACTTGCTCTTGGCGGATCGACTGCTTCGAG GGCTTATCAAAGACAGAAGGAGGCTCATCCCTGTTTCAATCCCTTTCTCCCATGA